Proteins encoded by one window of Drosophila melanogaster chromosome X:
- the Cnx14D gene encoding calnexin 14D: protein MAWKMLFAILLLLSAAKTGYLAPESENSVEDVQIEPGAIYGDEKFAYKSPVIDAEKFYFADHFDDVEASRKRWVLSQAKKNDIADEIAKYDGIWNWESPQRIFWANDLGLVLKSKAKHAAIAAPFRQPFDFKSNKPLVVQYELTLQEGQDCGGSYLKLLSAGKGTEQLNRFNDKTPYTIMFGPDKCGNNLKMHFIFRHVNPLNGNITEKHCKKPNARLGVPFTDKLPHLYQLVVRPDNSFEIRLDHKIIKEGSLLTDFVPPVNPPAEIDDPNDHKPESWDERKKIPDPNAHKPEDWDEDAPPHLPDTDAVMPNGWLEDEPDMIFDPTAIEPEDWNSEIDGEWEAPLVENPVCKKAPGCGKWKAPLIPNPNYKGKWSAPMIENPNNQGKWAPRKIANPDFFEDLKPFQMTPINAVGLELWSMSSDILFDNLIITDDVELARDFAANSFDIKRLYIDRESFGNKVVELARANRAIWGIVIVAIAVPVAITIFCKFGLGPSRVAAAKKAAAAAAKKTDDPQPDDDLGAEEEEKLEKGKKEEEKKEEEEEEEKEENKEEKKEEEKDDEKEMKDCEEEEDDEEKDDEEKTDERAAGDTNKESTPLSASPKKNQKSYLDNNEDEEDTLKNKEPTPKKRKRKALKE, encoded by the coding sequence ATGGCTTGGAAAATGCTCTTCgccattttgttgctgctgagtGCGGCCAAAACCGGCTATTTGGCCCCGGAGTCGGAAAACTCTGTGGAGGATGTGCAGATAGAGCCCGGCGCCATCTATGGCGATGAGAAGTTTGCCTACAAGAGTCCGGTGATCGATGCCGAAAAGTTTTACTTTGCGGATCACTTCGACGACGTGGAGGCATCCCGAAAGAGATGGGTACTGTCGCAGGCCAAGAAGAACGACATCGCCGATGAGATAGCCAAATACGATGGCATCTGGAACTGGGAGTCTCCGCAACGCATCTTTTGGGCAAACGATCTGGGTCTGGTGCTCAAGTCGAAGGCCAAGCATGCGGCCATAGCCGCCCCCTTTCGCCAGCCGTTCGATTTCAAGTCGAACAAGCCGCTGGTGGTGCAGTACGAGCTTACGTTGCAGGAGGGTCAGGACTGTGGCGGCTCGTATCTGAAGCTTTTGTCCGCCGGAAAAGGCACGGAGCAACTAAATCGCTTCAATGACAAGACACCCTATACCATCATGTTTGGTCCGGACAAGTGCGGCAACAATTTGAAAATGCACTTTATATTCCGGCACGTCAATCCATTAAATGGCAACATCACCGAAAAGCACTGCAAAAAGCCAAATGCCCGTTTGGGAGTGCCATTCACGGACAAGCTACCCCATCTCTACCAGCTGGTGGTCCGTCCCGATAACAGCTTTGAGATTCGCTTAGACCACAAGATCATCAAAGAGGGTTCCCTGCTGACCGACTTTGTGCCACCAGTCAACCCACCGGCGGAGATAGATGACCCCAATGACCACAAGCCAGAATCGTGGGATGAGCGGAAGAAGATCCCAGACCCCAATGCCCACAAGCCCGAGGATTGGGACGAGGATGCTCCACCACATCTGCCCGATACCGATGCCGTCATGCCAAATGGCTGGCTAGAGGATGAGCCCGACATGATTTTCGATCCAACTGCCATCGAACCCGAAGATTGGAATTCCGAAATCGATGGCGAGTGGGAGGCTCCTCTGGTGGAGAACCCAGTGTGCAAGAAGGCCCCCGGCTGTGGCAAGTGGAAGGCTCCGCTCATCCCCAATCCCAACTACAAGGGCAAGTGGAGTGCACCAATGATCGAGAACCCCAACAACCAGGGCAAGTGGGCTCCCAGGAAGATAGCCAATCCAGACTTCTTTGAGGATCTGAAGCCCTTCCAAATGACGCCAATCAACGCTGTGGGTCTGGAGCTGTGGTCCATGTCCAGCGATATTCTCTTCGATAACCTGATCATCACGGACGATGTGGAGTTGGCCCGTGACTTTGCTGCCAACAGCTTCGACATCAAGCGTCTCTACATCGATCGTGAATCATTCGGGAATAAGGTAGTCGAGCTAGCTAGGGCCAATCGAGCGATCTGGGGCATTGTCATAGTGGCCATTGCGGTGCCGGTTGCCATTACCATCTTCTGTAAATTTGGTTTAGGCCCGAGTAGGGTTGCGGCTGCCAAaaaagctgctgctgccgcggCCAAGAAGACCGACGATCCTCAGCCCGATGATGACCTGGGGGCCGAGGAGGAGGAAAAGTTGGAGAAGGGGAAGAAGGAGGAGGaaaagaaggaggaggaggaggaggaggagaaggaggagaaTAAGGAGGaaaagaaggaggaggagaaggatgACGAGAAGGAGATGAAGGAttgcgaggaggaggaggatgacgaGGAGAAGGATGACGAGGAGAAGACCGACGAAAGGGCCGCTGGTGATACCAACAAGGAAAGCACACCGCTGTCCGCTAGTCCCAAGAAGAACCAAAAGTCTTATTTAGATAATAACGAAGATGAGGAAGACACATTAAAGAACAAGGAACctaccccaaaaaaaaggaagcgTAAAGCACTCAAGGAGTAA
- the CG9903 gene encoding uncharacterized protein, with amino-acid sequence MGNVNKNIGRLLVAVGVLMILGLQGVRSEYGDLAGNWLVDYDRDELNFFEDSTWSVDLHIYNVLPKDSSLDYYFVVYSKDDRRASSPPLEIKKEDFDLLGSWRGALYVTGVRFGYSSLEVELKSGAVTETYPKPLPITVLRTQVVDERITTYVSAALALLMFLNLGTVLDMQRLAGIICRPVGPVVGVVSRFVLMPAVGFGLGRALWPDSWPLQLALFYTALSPSGGLANVCAVFLKGNINLSVATTTINSLLALALLPIWILVLGRILYEDDELTVPFGQLSGGAAALVACLAIGVLLRLCLPRTTRFIFRFLKPLSVVLSLCLVGLTVGLNSFVFYEFTWQILVAAVCLPLAGYLSTYLLSKILCRSSTDALTLAIEASVLNMTMPIVLLQSSQLQQPQLDLVLVVPIASSLISLVLVVLFYGIRRCLGCNRQQDADAFDHKKLLAEQEGDV; translated from the exons ATGGGCAATGTGAATAAAAATATCGGACGGCTGCTTGTGGCGGTGGGAGTGCTGATGATTCTGGGATTGCAAGGTGTCCGATCTGAGTATGGCGACCTGGCCGGCAATTGGCTGGTGGATTATGATCGAGACGAGCTGAATTTTTTTGAGGATTCGACTTGGAGCGTGGATTTGCACATATACAATGTGTTACCGAAGGACTCTTCGCTGGATTACTACTTTGTGGTGTACTCCAAGGATGATCGGAGGGCGTCATCGCCACCGCTGGAGATAAAGAAGGAGGATTTCGATCTGTTGGGCAGCTGGCGGGGAGCGCTATATGTGACTGGAGTTCGCTTTGGATACAGTTCACTGGAGGTGGAACTGAAGTCCGGTGCGGTGACGGAGACATATCCAAAACCCCTGCCAATAACAGTGCTCAGAACACAGGTGGTGGACGAACGCATCACCACCTATGTGTCCGCCGCCTTGGCTCTGCTGATGTTTCTCAATCTCGGAACAGTATTGGATATGCAGCGCCTGGCGGGCATCATCTGCCGACCGGTGGGACCTGTGGTGGGTGTGGTCAGTCGATTTGTGCTGATGCCCGCCGTGGGATTCGGACTGGGTCGTGCTCTTTGGCCAGACAGTTGGCCACTCCAGCTGGCCCTGTTCTATACGGCACTTTCGCCCAGTGGCGGACTGGCCAATGTGTGCGCCGTCTTCCTTAAGGGAAATATCAATCTTTCTGTGGCCACCACCACGATCAATAGCCTGCTGGCCCTGGCCTTGCTGCCCATTTGGATATTGGTTCTGGGCCGGATACTCTACGAGGACGATGAGCTAACAGTGCCGTTTGGCCAGCTTTccggaggagcagctgccCTGGTGGCCTGTCTGGCCATCGGTGTGCTGCTGCGACTCTGCCTTCCGCGGACCACTAGGTTCATCTTTCGCTTCCTGAAGCCACTGTCCGTCGTACTCAGCTTGTGCCTCGTGGGCCTGACGGTGGGTCTCAACTCGTTCGTCTTCTACGAGTTCACCTGGCAG ATTCTTGTAGCTGCCGTATGTCTGCCCCTCGCCGGCTATCTATCCACTTATCTGCTGTCCAAGATCCTTTGCCGATCCTCCACCGACGCACTAACTTTGGCCATCGAGGCCAGCGTGCTGAACATGACCATGCCCATTGTGCTGCTGCAATCCAGtcagctgcagcagccgcaactGGATCTCGTCCTGGTCGTGCCCATTGCCTCCTCGCTGATCTCCCTCGTTCTGGTCGTCCTGTTCTATGGCATTCGACGATGCCTGGGCTGCAATAGGCAGCAGGATGCGGATGCCTTTGATCACAAGAAGCTGTTGGCAGAGCAGGAAGGTGATGTCTAG